One genomic region from Leptolyngbyaceae cyanobacterium JSC-12 encodes:
- a CDS encoding PAS domain S-box (IMG reference gene:2510097448~PFAM: HAMP domain; Cache domain; Histidine kinase-, DNA gyrase B-, and HSP90-like ATPase; GAF domain; Response regulator receiver domain; His Kinase A (phosphoacceptor) domain; PAS fold~TIGRFAM: PAS domain S-box), giving the protein MQWVLLAAFVLPIAGAVGAVGYFSFKNGQKAVEELTSQLVSRASDRIEYQLGHYLDNARVINRMNADAIQMRQLNLEAEEQLIAHFWQQRSLFDRVCGAAIYSGTPDGEFVGLGLQQGREWRIGKSGKATGGRYFSYDIHNGKLGRLRDQSEAFDPRRRPWYLAAQQAGKPVWSPVYPDFRQKSAKIALTQPIYDKNGTLQGVLGVDCLLSSISSFLQRLRVGSGEIFITERSGALIATSSGKLPFSPQQTRISVVDSDDVLVRDSTRELKARFGGLASIQEPQQFSFNNQGQLYWVKVTPYSGQFGLDWLIVVVTPVSDFMGQVHANTRTSVLLSVSALAAAIALSIWLTQRITKPLRRLSLASQGIASGRLDQQVPPSRLRELSLLSDAFNRMVFQLRESFTALERNKEELEQRVEERTMALRQSEEQFSKAFQLSPNPLAIVNLATQRFLAVNDSFLELTGYTLDEVVGHSALDLDLWMNAEDTVNLALLLQEQGSIRNLELTHRNKFGDIITMLVSAETIDLDGQPCAIFVNTNISDRKRIETALQDSKRQLNRQNAALINLTHNKTLTQGNWQLAVEEITQVAAQTLEVERASVWLYKQAKTKIVCADLFELVSRQHSSGMELLAADYPAYFEALETDQIVAAQHAQTDPRTCEFADSYLRPLGITSMLDAPIRVGGETIGVLCMERVGTDHQWTLEEQGFVRSLADLVALAFEVHQRQQAESALRQSKEALRLIVEGTASETGRKFFRACVRYLAQVLQVKYAIVSELVSNTSPARVRALAIWTGDDWGGSLEYEVANTPCEQVIQGVMCHYSKSLQTAFPQDSPLLKSGIVSYLGIPLMSKTGDVLGHLAVMDVKPLELNRDRELILKIFAARAGAELERQQAEAALMAREAQYRDLVETANSIIVRWDSMGHIRFINDYGKRFFGYRDEELLGQHVVSTIVPETETSGRNLQKVIQDICQHPEQYLVNENENIRSNGERVWLSWANKPILDEDGRLSEILSVATDITKRKQAEEALRVSELKFRSIVENANDIIYMLTPKGTFSYVSPNWTVMLGHQPEEIVGTHFSPLVHPDDLPRCLDTFRQLVEHNQTVSGLEYRVQHQNGSWRWHVSNVATVCDELGTVLYCVGIGRDISDRKAAEVELKAAKETAEVANRAKSEFLANMSHELRTPLNGILGYAQILKRNRNLPEDTLQELDTIYQCGEHLLVLINDVLDLSKIEARRLELCLNDFHLPSFLRAIADLFRLRAQQKGISFLYEPLNDLPTAIHADEQRLRQVLINLLSNAIKFTDQGGVAFKVGVIEGEEARNQELEDRSQEAENRIRFQVEDTGIGIAPENLEEIFLPFQQVGDRQRMNEGTGLGLAISRKLVDLMGSELKVRSTPGQGSTFWFELPLKKIESWQQPSPSKTFGITGYKGARRKILVVDERQENRWVLVRLLSPLGFEMAEASNGQEALKTATDFQPDVIFMDLVMPVMDGFEATRQLRRLPNFQNTIIIAASASAFEHDQQTSLNVGCNDFLSKPIQYEHLLSMLQKHLQLEWESEAEAELSLQPSPSNYERHDNAGKLPLDAIAPTEVLDELLHLAKMGAILEIQERITQLERSNPQMAPFAAQVRQLAGNFQMRQLQDYLDQLQSHTI; this is encoded by the coding sequence ATGCAGTGGGTACTTCTTGCTGCTTTTGTCTTGCCAATTGCAGGGGCAGTAGGAGCCGTGGGCTATTTCTCGTTCAAAAACGGGCAAAAAGCAGTTGAAGAACTAACCAGCCAGTTAGTGAGTCGTGCCAGCGATCGCATCGAGTATCAATTAGGACACTACCTGGACAATGCTCGTGTAATTAACCGGATGAATGCAGATGCGATTCAAATGCGGCAGTTAAATCTAGAGGCAGAAGAACAACTGATCGCACACTTTTGGCAACAGCGATCGCTGTTTGATCGGGTATGTGGAGCCGCTATCTATTCCGGTACGCCCGATGGTGAATTCGTTGGCTTAGGGTTGCAACAAGGGCGCGAATGGCGCATTGGCAAATCTGGCAAAGCCACTGGTGGACGTTATTTCAGCTATGACATTCACAACGGAAAGTTAGGACGTTTGCGAGACCAGTCAGAAGCCTTTGATCCTCGTCGTCGTCCCTGGTATTTAGCTGCACAGCAAGCGGGAAAACCAGTTTGGAGTCCTGTGTATCCAGATTTTCGGCAAAAATCGGCAAAAATCGCGCTGACTCAGCCCATATACGACAAGAATGGCACATTGCAAGGAGTTCTGGGAGTCGATTGTTTACTCTCATCAATTAGTAGTTTTTTGCAAAGGCTACGAGTTGGTTCCGGCGAAATCTTTATCACTGAGCGCTCCGGTGCACTGATTGCAACCTCATCAGGCAAACTCCCATTCAGCCCTCAGCAAACCCGGATTTCGGTGGTTGATAGTGACGATGTGTTGGTGCGAGATAGCACCCGTGAATTAAAAGCCCGGTTTGGTGGGTTAGCGTCTATCCAGGAGCCGCAACAATTTAGCTTTAACAACCAGGGGCAGCTTTATTGGGTGAAGGTTACTCCCTACAGCGGGCAGTTTGGGCTGGATTGGTTGATTGTTGTTGTTACCCCCGTTTCCGATTTCATGGGGCAGGTTCATGCCAACACCCGAACCAGTGTGTTGTTGAGTGTAAGTGCTTTAGCGGCGGCGATCGCGCTCAGTATTTGGCTCACCCAGCGCATTACCAAGCCCCTCCGTCGCCTGAGTCTTGCGAGCCAAGGCATTGCCAGCGGCAGATTAGATCAGCAGGTGCCGCCCTCCCGATTACGTGAATTGAGTCTGTTATCGGATGCATTCAACCGTATGGTGTTTCAACTGCGAGAATCATTCACGGCGCTAGAACGCAATAAGGAGGAACTTGAACAACGGGTAGAAGAACGGACTATGGCACTTCGCCAATCAGAAGAGCAGTTTTCTAAAGCATTTCAGCTTTCCCCCAACCCCTTGGCGATTGTTAATCTGGCAACACAGCGTTTTCTTGCTGTGAATGATAGTTTCTTGGAACTGACAGGATACACACTGGATGAAGTAGTGGGTCACAGTGCGCTTGACCTCGATTTGTGGATGAATGCCGAAGATACTGTGAATCTGGCGCTATTACTTCAAGAACAAGGGAGCATCCGCAACCTAGAGCTAACCCATCGCAACAAATTTGGCGATATCATCACGATGCTGGTTTCTGCTGAGACAATCGATCTCGATGGGCAGCCCTGCGCAATTTTCGTAAATACCAACATCAGCGATCGCAAACGCATTGAAACTGCCCTGCAAGACAGCAAACGGCAACTCAATCGGCAAAATGCTGCCCTGATTAATCTCACCCACAATAAAACGCTGACCCAGGGCAACTGGCAACTGGCGGTTGAAGAAATTACCCAGGTTGCTGCCCAAACCCTGGAAGTTGAACGTGCCAGCGTGTGGTTGTATAAACAGGCGAAAACTAAAATTGTCTGTGCTGATTTGTTTGAACTCGTGTCTAGACAGCATTCAAGTGGCATGGAATTATTAGCAGCCGATTACCCAGCCTATTTTGAAGCGCTAGAAACTGATCAGATTGTGGCGGCTCAACATGCTCAAACCGATCCCAGAACTTGCGAGTTTGCAGATTCCTATCTGCGTCCGCTGGGCATTACTTCCATGCTGGATGCTCCCATTCGTGTGGGAGGAGAAACGATTGGTGTGCTTTGTATGGAGCGAGTGGGGACTGACCATCAATGGACTCTGGAAGAACAAGGCTTTGTGCGATCGCTGGCAGACTTAGTGGCATTAGCGTTTGAAGTCCACCAGCGTCAGCAAGCCGAAAGTGCATTGCGACAAAGTAAAGAAGCCCTACGCTTGATCGTCGAAGGTACTGCGTCTGAAACAGGGAGGAAATTCTTTCGTGCCTGCGTGCGCTATCTGGCTCAGGTATTGCAAGTGAAATACGCGATTGTCAGCGAGCTGGTCAGCAACACCTCCCCAGCGCGGGTTCGTGCTCTGGCTATCTGGACTGGGGATGACTGGGGAGGCTCATTAGAGTATGAGGTGGCTAACACTCCCTGCGAGCAAGTGATTCAGGGTGTAATGTGCCATTATTCCAAGTCTTTACAAACTGCATTTCCACAGGATTCACCACTGCTTAAGTCAGGGATTGTAAGCTATCTGGGAATCCCTTTAATGAGTAAAACAGGTGACGTGCTTGGGCATCTGGCAGTTATGGATGTAAAGCCGTTGGAACTGAATCGCGATCGCGAACTCATTTTGAAAATCTTTGCCGCTCGCGCCGGAGCGGAATTAGAGCGTCAACAAGCCGAAGCTGCCCTGATGGCTCGTGAAGCGCAGTATCGAGATTTAGTAGAAACGGCAAACAGCATCATTGTGCGATGGGACTCTATGGGGCACATTCGCTTTATCAACGACTATGGCAAACGCTTTTTTGGCTATCGAGATGAAGAACTCTTAGGGCAACATGTTGTTAGCACCATTGTTCCAGAGACTGAAACATCTGGGCGTAACTTACAAAAAGTCATTCAGGATATTTGTCAACATCCAGAGCAGTATCTAGTAAATGAGAATGAAAATATTCGCAGTAATGGTGAACGAGTCTGGTTATCGTGGGCAAATAAACCTATTTTAGATGAGGATGGGCGCTTATCAGAGATTCTATCTGTTGCAACAGATATCACGAAGCGAAAACAAGCGGAAGAAGCATTGCGGGTGAGTGAACTGAAATTTCGTAGCATTGTTGAAAATGCGAACGATATTATTTACATGCTCACACCGAAAGGAACATTTTCCTATGTCTCGCCGAATTGGACTGTAATGCTGGGACACCAGCCCGAAGAAATTGTAGGGACTCATTTCTCGCCATTGGTGCACCCTGATGATCTCCCCCGCTGTTTAGATACTTTTCGGCAATTGGTTGAACACAATCAAACAGTTTCCGGGTTGGAATACCGCGTCCAGCATCAGAATGGTAGCTGGCGATGGCATGTTTCTAATGTAGCGACTGTTTGTGATGAGTTGGGAACTGTGCTTTATTGCGTTGGGATTGGGCGGGATATTAGCGATCGCAAAGCAGCAGAAGTAGAACTCAAGGCTGCCAAAGAAACAGCAGAAGTAGCGAATCGTGCCAAGAGTGAGTTTTTGGCAAACATGAGCCATGAGCTACGCACTCCTTTGAATGGCATTTTGGGCTATGCTCAAATCCTCAAACGCAATCGCAACTTGCCCGAAGATACTCTGCAAGAACTGGATACGATTTATCAATGTGGGGAACACTTGCTGGTGCTGATTAACGACGTGCTTGATCTGTCCAAAATTGAAGCCCGACGGTTAGAGCTTTGCTTGAATGATTTTCATTTGCCTAGTTTTCTTCGGGCGATCGCCGATCTCTTCCGTCTACGTGCCCAGCAAAAAGGCATTTCGTTCCTGTACGAACCTCTCAACGACTTGCCAACAGCTATCCATGCTGATGAACAACGCCTGCGCCAGGTACTAATCAATCTTCTCAGCAATGCTATCAAATTCACTGATCAAGGGGGAGTTGCGTTTAAGGTAGGAGTAATTGAGGGTGAAGAAGCTAGGAATCAGGAATTAGAAGATAGAAGCCAGGAGGCAGAAAACAGGATTCGCTTCCAGGTTGAAGATACAGGCATTGGCATTGCACCAGAGAACTTAGAGGAAATTTTCTTGCCGTTTCAGCAGGTGGGCGATCGCCAGCGAATGAATGAAGGTACAGGTTTAGGACTGGCAATCAGCCGCAAACTGGTAGACCTGATGGGAAGCGAGTTGAAAGTGCGAAGCACTCCAGGGCAGGGGAGCACGTTCTGGTTTGAGCTGCCTTTAAAGAAGATTGAATCGTGGCAGCAGCCATCTCCGTCTAAAACATTCGGCATTACAGGATACAAGGGGGCACGACGCAAAATATTAGTGGTGGATGAACGGCAGGAAAACCGCTGGGTGCTGGTTCGCTTGCTGAGTCCGTTGGGGTTTGAGATGGCAGAAGCGAGCAATGGACAGGAAGCCCTGAAAACAGCAACCGATTTCCAGCCAGATGTTATCTTTATGGACTTGGTGATGCCTGTGATGGATGGGTTTGAGGCAACTCGTCAGTTACGGCGATTGCCCAACTTCCAAAACACCATCATCATTGCTGCTTCTGCCAGTGCATTTGAACACGATCAGCAAACTAGCTTGAATGTGGGCTGTAATGATTTCCTCTCGAAACCAATTCAGTATGAACATCTGCTCTCAATGCTGCAAAAACACTTGCAACTGGAGTGGGAATCCGAAGCGGAGGCTGAACTCTCTCTACAACCATCCCCTTCAAACTATGAACGCCATGATAATGCAGGCAAATTACCATTAGATGCGATCGCGCCCACAGAAGTGCTTGATGAACTCCTGCATTTGGCGAAAATGGGAGCGATTCTGGAGATTCAAGAGCGAATTACTCAGTTAGAGCGCTCCAATCCACAGATGGCTCCCTTTGCTGCTCAAGTGCGTCAACTGGCTGGCAATTTTCAGATGCGCCAACTTCAGGACTACCTGGATCAACTCCAGTCTCATACAATCTGA
- a CDS encoding PEP-CTERM putative exosortase interaction domain-containing protein (IMG reference gene:2510097449~PFAM: PEP-CTERM motif~TIGRFAM: PEP-CTERM protein sorting domain; PEP-CTERM protein sorting domain, cyanobacterial subclass) has translation MRVFTHIYVHSMKLHLKVSLALSVFTLLGSTAAEAEAALLIGNTRSDSIVIFDEISGTILGDFTTPGANGLRDPDAITIGPDGAVYVSVGGNSGLNLFDPAYPQDSAVLRFNLQGEFLGVAASGNGLTRPYGNAFGPDGNLYVSSFRTNQILRFDSKTGAFIDIFASDNNGGFGSTNGLNGPNGLLFGPDGSLYVTTQGSANDANGNLVFPFASQVLRYTPEQVLGVVSTTTPTVFIDQPTPLPGSGFVSLLGLALAPDLHSLYVSDFANGIRQYDLAGQLLSVLSTNYTGTIPSNNFIGSLAFGADTSNLFAVGFDFTNNNLGSVLTFPGAEGDDVQFTGSLFTSSQLVRPIGVAAVPVAAVPEPTTIAGVAIALGGFAVSRRRKRQ, from the coding sequence ATGAGAGTGTTTACGCATATTTACGTGCACTCTATGAAACTTCATTTAAAGGTGTCGCTTGCCCTCAGTGTTTTCACGTTGCTTGGAAGCACAGCAGCAGAAGCAGAGGCTGCTTTGCTCATTGGCAATACTCGAAGCGACAGTATTGTCATCTTTGACGAGATCAGCGGCACCATTCTAGGAGATTTCACTACTCCAGGTGCAAACGGGTTACGAGATCCCGATGCCATCACCATTGGTCCTGATGGTGCTGTTTATGTCAGTGTTGGTGGTAATAGCGGGCTTAACCTGTTTGACCCTGCCTATCCTCAAGACTCCGCTGTGCTACGGTTCAATTTGCAAGGGGAATTTCTAGGGGTAGCAGCATCAGGAAACGGCCTAACTCGTCCCTACGGTAATGCTTTTGGTCCCGATGGCAACCTTTATGTCAGTAGTTTCCGCACTAACCAAATCCTGCGTTTTGATAGCAAAACCGGAGCCTTTATTGATATTTTTGCCTCCGACAACAACGGCGGTTTTGGCAGCACCAACGGATTAAATGGACCGAACGGGCTGCTGTTTGGTCCCGATGGTAGCTTGTATGTCACGACTCAAGGCAGTGCTAACGATGCTAATGGCAATCTAGTTTTCCCATTTGCTAGCCAGGTGTTGCGTTACACGCCAGAGCAAGTGTTGGGAGTTGTATCAACCACAACACCCACCGTCTTTATTGATCAACCGACTCCTTTGCCTGGAAGCGGATTCGTGAGTCTGCTGGGACTGGCACTGGCACCAGATTTGCACAGCCTGTACGTCAGTGATTTTGCTAACGGCATTCGGCAGTATGATTTGGCAGGGCAATTACTGAGTGTACTATCTACTAATTACACTGGCACTATTCCCAGCAACAACTTTATTGGGAGTCTTGCTTTTGGGGCAGATACTAGCAATCTATTTGCTGTGGGGTTTGATTTTACTAATAATAACCTTGGCTCTGTCCTGACGTTTCCTGGAGCAGAAGGGGACGATGTTCAGTTTACGGGTTCCTTGTTTACCAGTTCTCAACTGGTGCGCCCAATCGGTGTGGCAGCGGTGCCAGTGGCGGCAGTGCCAGAGCCAACAACGATCGCTGGAGTTGCCATAGCATTGGGTGGTTTTGCTGTTTCTCGCCGCCGCAAACGCCAGTAA
- a CDS encoding bacteriophytochrome (light-regulated signal transduction histidine kinase) (IMG reference gene:2510097447~PFAM: Histidine kinase-, DNA gyrase B-, and HSP90-like ATPase; GAF domain; Phytochrome region; His Kinase A (phosphoacceptor) domain) produces MQSAHLRICSLTCTIVLKLQKLHLSQQKLQMPPVDPKHQCQCEQEGLLHRIINRIRQSSELQEILDAAVVEVRSFLGTDRVKIYRFHSDGHGEVIAESIWCEQLPSLLGLHFPADDIPTEAREAFVLARQRVIVDVATQQIRLGALSDSQTGELLEREDSRYRLVDPCHIEYLKAMGVQSSLVIPLLANETLWGLLISHHSQPYEFSEEALQVVQLVADQISIAIAQSILLTQARSKAQREIAINEIAVSLHRLTTLNLQTALEDTVAILNGSGGRLYRTGKHSVTSASLYTCGLQPTLPALLQESVLEENILWQEYFRPYSEDYTSPIVYHLKDLYAEPRLRVLASSFRATSIRGLLVIPLAYRQQFLGYLSIFRDEINTEIIWAGQHNPDQRQEQPRNSFAAWKEQRRGQSVEWSTDDLQLGQALANQFAIAIYESDLYQQAQLENQQRRQVEAMLRRQAEEDRLRFAILQRIRRSLNLETILDTTVAEVRQFLQTDRVLIYRFEPDWSGTVVAESVSSSHLSILGQIIHDPCFTEKQLYLPYLQGQVTHLDDLESTSLPNCHIELLRSLHVQANLVVPILINPWEEDEHEPGNHLTQSPTLWGLLIAHSCLAPRQWQEWEIEFLRQLGVQMAIALKQAALYQQVRLLNIDLEQQVQIRTSELQQALEYESLLKRITDKVRDSLDEDQILQTAVAELAKGLEAVCCDAALYDLKQRTSTILYEYLRTDMAPALGQTISLDEMFELYQPLLAGQHFQFCFLKVSASTVRQQVKHRFAIFSCPILDDQDIWGDIWLFKPNDEYFDDLEVRLVQQVSNQCAIALRQARLYQASLTQVEELDRLNKLKDDFLSTVSHELRTPLSSIKLATQMLEVILRESGILAVEDSSVAQYFRILNHECKREIALINDLLDLTRLDAGSEPLSPVSIDLAPWLSHLTESFTEYINHQQQQLLLRLPDNLPPITTDLYYLERIVTELLKNACKYTPAGGSIFVDVELADAGTTFLIHVSNTGIEIPERERDRVFDKFYRIPNNDPWKHGGTGLGLALAKKFTQYLGGSIHVSSQDNQTTFTVRLPEQLALH; encoded by the coding sequence TTGCAAAGTGCACACTTACGCATTTGCTCCTTAACTTGCACCATAGTCTTGAAATTGCAAAAGCTTCATCTTAGCCAACAGAAACTCCAGATGCCCCCTGTCGATCCTAAACACCAGTGTCAATGTGAACAAGAAGGATTATTGCACCGAATCATCAATCGAATTCGGCAATCCTCAGAGTTGCAGGAAATCCTGGATGCAGCAGTGGTTGAAGTGCGCTCATTTCTGGGAACTGACCGAGTGAAAATTTATCGGTTTCACTCGGATGGGCATGGAGAAGTGATTGCAGAATCAATCTGGTGTGAGCAATTGCCCTCCTTATTAGGATTGCACTTTCCTGCCGATGATATTCCGACAGAAGCCCGTGAGGCATTTGTGCTTGCTCGCCAGCGCGTGATTGTAGACGTTGCTACCCAACAAATTCGCCTCGGTGCGCTTAGCGATTCTCAAACGGGTGAACTTTTGGAGCGGGAAGACAGCCGCTATCGTTTAGTCGATCCATGCCACATAGAATACTTGAAAGCGATGGGGGTGCAATCGTCCTTGGTGATTCCCCTGTTGGCTAATGAAACTCTTTGGGGATTGCTCATTTCGCATCATAGCCAACCCTACGAGTTCTCTGAAGAAGCGTTGCAGGTTGTTCAATTAGTGGCAGATCAGATATCGATCGCGATCGCCCAGTCAATATTACTGACTCAAGCTCGTAGCAAAGCCCAGCGTGAGATTGCGATTAATGAAATAGCTGTTTCGCTACATCGTCTGACCACACTTAACTTGCAAACCGCCCTGGAAGATACCGTTGCCATTCTGAACGGCTCTGGTGGTCGGCTTTATCGAACTGGCAAGCATTCTGTTACAAGCGCTAGCTTGTATACCTGCGGCTTACAACCCACATTGCCCGCTTTGCTTCAAGAATCAGTGTTAGAGGAGAATATCCTATGGCAAGAATATTTCCGCCCCTATTCCGAGGATTACACCAGCCCAATTGTCTATCACCTCAAAGACCTCTATGCAGAACCAAGGCTACGGGTATTAGCCTCGTCGTTCCGGGCAACGTCCATCCGCGGGTTGCTCGTGATTCCGTTAGCATATCGGCAGCAATTTTTAGGGTATCTCAGTATTTTTCGAGACGAGATTAATACCGAAATCATTTGGGCAGGGCAGCACAATCCTGACCAACGACAAGAACAACCTCGCAATTCGTTTGCTGCCTGGAAAGAACAACGTCGCGGGCAATCTGTTGAATGGAGCACAGATGATTTGCAATTGGGGCAGGCACTTGCCAACCAATTTGCGATCGCCATCTACGAATCTGACCTGTATCAGCAAGCCCAACTTGAGAATCAGCAGCGTCGGCAGGTGGAAGCGATGCTGAGGCGACAAGCCGAAGAAGATCGGCTACGATTTGCCATTTTACAACGCATTCGGCGATCGCTCAATCTGGAAACAATCTTGGATACTACGGTTGCTGAAGTGCGCCAGTTCTTGCAAACGGATCGCGTCCTAATTTACCGCTTTGAACCAGATTGGAGCGGTACAGTTGTGGCGGAGTCGGTTAGTTCCAGTCATTTATCCATCTTAGGTCAGATTATTCATGATCCCTGTTTCACCGAAAAGCAACTCTACCTGCCATACTTGCAAGGGCAGGTGACGCACCTGGATGACCTCGAATCAACCTCATTGCCAAATTGTCACATTGAGTTGTTGAGAAGCTTACACGTACAAGCCAATCTAGTAGTCCCGATTCTTATCAATCCCTGGGAAGAGGATGAGCACGAACCAGGCAATCACCTGACTCAATCTCCGACTCTATGGGGATTGCTCATTGCCCATAGTTGTCTGGCTCCGCGCCAGTGGCAGGAGTGGGAAATCGAATTTTTGCGCCAACTAGGAGTGCAGATGGCAATCGCCCTGAAACAAGCGGCACTCTATCAACAAGTCCGGCTACTCAACATTGACCTGGAACAGCAGGTTCAAATCCGTACCAGTGAATTACAACAAGCTCTCGAATATGAATCTTTGTTGAAGCGGATTACAGACAAGGTGCGCGATAGTTTAGATGAAGACCAGATTTTGCAAACTGCTGTAGCAGAGTTAGCCAAAGGGTTGGAAGCTGTTTGCTGTGATGCTGCCCTGTATGACCTGAAACAGCGCACGTCCACGATTTTGTATGAATATTTGCGAACAGACATGGCTCCCGCGCTCGGGCAAACGATCTCTCTAGATGAGATGTTCGAGCTTTATCAGCCATTACTGGCAGGGCAGCACTTCCAGTTCTGTTTTTTAAAAGTTTCAGCATCCACAGTCCGACAGCAGGTTAAGCACCGTTTTGCCATTTTCTCGTGCCCAATTTTAGATGACCAGGATATTTGGGGCGATATCTGGTTGTTTAAGCCAAACGATGAATACTTTGATGATTTAGAAGTTCGACTGGTACAACAGGTGTCCAATCAATGTGCGATCGCCCTGCGGCAAGCCCGCCTTTACCAGGCATCCCTTACCCAAGTCGAAGAACTCGACCGCCTCAACAAACTGAAAGACGATTTTCTTAGCACCGTTTCTCACGAATTACGCACCCCCCTGTCTAGCATTAAGTTGGCAACCCAAATGTTAGAAGTCATTCTGCGAGAAAGCGGCATCTTAGCAGTTGAAGATAGCAGTGTTGCCCAATATTTCCGAATCTTGAACCACGAGTGCAAACGGGAAATTGCGTTAATTAATGACTTGCTTGACTTAACTCGCCTGGATGCTGGTTCAGAACCTCTCTCCCCTGTTAGTATTGACCTTGCCCCGTGGCTCTCTCACCTGACAGAATCATTCACTGAATATATCAACCACCAACAGCAGCAACTTCTGCTTCGCCTCCCGGACAACTTACCTCCTATCACGACCGATCTCTACTATCTGGAGCGGATCGTGACTGAACTGCTAAAAAATGCCTGCAAATACACCCCCGCCGGAGGCAGCATTTTTGTAGACGTTGAGTTAGCAGACGCTGGAACTACGTTCCTAATTCATGTCAGCAACACTGGTATAGAAATTCCAGAACGGGAGCGCGATCGCGTTTTCGACAAGTTTTACCGCATTCCCAATAACGACCCCTGGAAACACGGTGGCACTGGCTTAGGACTGGCACTCGCGAAAAAGTTTACCCAATATCTAGGTG
- a CDS encoding glutathione synthetase (IMG reference gene:2510097450~PFAM: Prokaryotic glutathione synthetase, N-terminal domain; Prokaryotic glutathione synthetase, ATP-grasp domain~TIGRFAM: glutathione synthetase, prokaryotic): MKFAFIIDPIAQLDPGHDTSVAIMEAAQELGHEVWITQANQLGIIDGKATALLQPVRLTPVQLIEGRWLAANPWFEVGEAMPHFLEEMDAVFMRTDPPVTVPYLYATYILDYIDPAKTLVVNSPQGIRAANEKMYSLQFTGAIPETIVSQNKQVIREFLERKGAAVLKPLGGKAGEGILFLDPGDRNFNSLVEISTLQGQVPIMVQTYLPEAKLGDKRIILLNGEPIGAVNRIPTGKEFRGNMAVGGRVAQADITDREQGICAQLAPVLRRDGLIFVGIDVIGGYLTEVNVTSPTGIREIDRLNNVRLGHQVIEWVVQTRTAKVGAIAST, from the coding sequence GTGAAATTTGCATTCATCATTGATCCGATCGCGCAGCTTGATCCCGGACACGACACCAGTGTGGCAATTATGGAGGCGGCGCAGGAGTTGGGCCATGAGGTCTGGATAACCCAGGCAAATCAGTTGGGAATTATCGATGGTAAAGCAACTGCCTTACTACAACCTGTCCGGCTAACGCCAGTGCAGTTGATAGAGGGGCGGTGGTTGGCGGCCAATCCTTGGTTTGAGGTGGGTGAGGCAATGCCTCACTTCCTGGAGGAGATGGATGCAGTGTTTATGCGAACCGATCCACCCGTCACAGTTCCTTACCTCTATGCTACTTACATCCTTGATTACATCGATCCAGCAAAAACCTTAGTCGTCAATTCACCGCAGGGCATTCGAGCGGCGAATGAAAAGATGTATTCACTTCAGTTCACAGGAGCAATCCCTGAGACAATCGTCAGTCAAAACAAGCAAGTAATTCGAGAGTTTTTGGAACGGAAAGGGGCGGCGGTGCTAAAGCCATTGGGAGGAAAGGCAGGAGAAGGAATTTTGTTTCTTGATCCAGGCGATCGCAACTTCAACTCCCTGGTCGAAATCAGCACCCTTCAGGGACAGGTGCCCATCATGGTGCAAACGTATCTGCCCGAAGCCAAACTCGGCGATAAACGGATTATTCTCCTGAATGGTGAACCGATTGGTGCCGTTAATCGCATCCCAACGGGCAAAGAATTTCGCGGCAACATGGCAGTGGGTGGTAGAGTTGCTCAGGCTGACATTACAGACCGGGAGCAAGGTATTTGTGCTCAACTTGCGCCAGTCCTGCGCCGAGACGGGCTAATTTTTGTCGGGATTGATGTAATCGGTGGTTATCTAACAGAAGTCAATGTTACTAGTCCAACAGGAATTCGAGAAATTGATCGCTTGAACAACGTTCGTCTTGGACACCAGGTCATTGAGTGGGTAGTGCAAACGAGAACGGCAAAAGTAGGCGCGATCGCTTCCACGTAA